The following are encoded together in the Streptococcus oralis genome:
- a CDS encoding bifunctional folylpolyglutamate synthase/dihydrofolate synthase — MFEVEKWLHSRIGLNFRSGLGRMQRAVDLLGNPEKTYPIIHVTGTNGKGSTIAFMRELFATHGKKVGTFTSPHIISIHDRICINGLPIVSEDFVRIANQVKEMEKTLLETHDHLSFFELLTLIALLYFKEQGVDLVLLEVGIGGLLDTTNVVTGEIAVITSIGLDHQETLGDSLEEIAKQKAGIFKAGMQAVIAKLTPEAELVCQKRAKELAVELYQAGRDFTLKAGNFSSNLASFSQLEIGLEGVYQQENAALALETFLLFMASREEGVEEELVRQALQETHWAGRLERICPQIYLDGAHNLPALTRLVEFIQGKIQQGYQVRILFGALKRKDYQGMLGYLSKQLPQVELKVTGFDYQGSLDEKDVAGYDLIPSYGDFIREFEDKANGQDLLFVTGSLYFISEVRASLLGSDEIS, encoded by the coding sequence ATGTTTGAAGTAGAAAAGTGGCTTCATAGTCGGATTGGTTTAAATTTTAGATCTGGACTTGGACGAATGCAGCGAGCAGTGGATTTGCTAGGAAATCCTGAGAAGACTTATCCTATTATCCACGTAACAGGGACTAACGGTAAGGGGTCAACTATTGCCTTTATGAGGGAGTTGTTTGCAACTCATGGAAAAAAAGTTGGTACTTTTACCTCTCCTCATATTATCAGCATCCATGATCGAATCTGTATCAATGGGCTACCGATTGTTAGTGAAGACTTTGTCCGTATAGCTAACCAAGTCAAGGAGATGGAGAAAACTCTTTTGGAAACACATGACCACTTATCTTTCTTTGAGTTGTTGACCTTGATTGCTTTGCTTTATTTTAAAGAGCAGGGAGTGGATCTAGTTCTGCTAGAAGTGGGGATTGGTGGTCTGCTTGACACCACTAATGTCGTAACTGGAGAGATTGCAGTTATTACCTCCATTGGGCTAGATCATCAGGAGACCTTGGGCGATAGCCTGGAGGAAATAGCCAAGCAGAAAGCTGGTATTTTCAAGGCTGGCATGCAGGCGGTCATTGCCAAGCTTACTCCAGAAGCGGAGCTTGTCTGTCAAAAAAGAGCAAAAGAGTTAGCTGTTGAACTTTATCAAGCTGGGCGAGACTTCACCTTGAAAGCTGGAAATTTCTCAAGCAACCTAGCAAGCTTTTCCCAGCTTGAAATCGGTTTGGAAGGTGTTTATCAGCAAGAAAATGCCGCCTTGGCTTTAGAAACTTTTCTTCTGTTTATGGCGTCAAGAGAGGAAGGTGTCGAAGAAGAGCTTGTCAGACAGGCCTTGCAAGAGACCCACTGGGCAGGTCGATTGGAACGGATTTGCCCGCAAATCTACCTAGATGGGGCTCACAATCTGCCAGCCTTGACTCGTCTAGTCGAGTTTATCCAAGGGAAAATCCAGCAAGGTTACCAGGTTCGCATCCTTTTTGGAGCACTTAAACGCAAGGATTATCAGGGGATGCTAGGCTATCTATCTAAGCAGTTGCCTCAGGTGGAACTTAAGGTAACAGGCTTTGATTACCAAGGCTCTCTGGATGAAAAGGATGTGGCGGGTTATGATTTGATTCCTTCCTATGGCGACTTTATCAGAGAATTTGAAGATAAGGCCAATGGCCAGGACTTGCTTTTCGTGACGGGTTCACTCTACT
- a CDS encoding DUF1292 domain-containing protein, which yields MSHDHNHDHEERELITLVDEQGNETLFEILLTIDGKEEFGKNYVLLVPVNAEEDENGEVEIQAYSFIENEDGTEGELQPIPEDSEDEWNMIEEVFNSFMEE from the coding sequence ATGTCACACGATCACAACCATGACCACGAAGAACGTGAATTGATTACACTAGTAGATGAGCAAGGAAATGAAACCTTGTTTGAAATTCTTTTGACCATCGATGGGAAAGAAGAATTTGGTAAAAACTATGTTCTGCTAGTGCCAGTTAATGCAGAAGAAGATGAAAATGGTGAAGTTGAAATTCAAGCTTACTCATTCATCGAAAATGAAGACGGAACAGAAGGCGAATTGCAACCAATCCCAGAAGACTCAGAAGACGAATGGAACATGATTGAAGAAGTCTTCAACAGCTTTATGGAGGAGTGA
- the ruvX gene encoding Holliday junction resolvase RuvX translates to MRIMGLDVGSKTVGVAISDPLGFTAQGLEIIQINEDQGQFGFDRIKELVDSYKVERFVVGLPKNMNNTSGPRVDASQAYGAKLEELFGLPVDYQDERLTTVAAERMLIEQADISRNKRKKVIDKLAAQLILQNYLDRKF, encoded by the coding sequence ATGAGAATTATGGGATTGGACGTCGGTTCAAAAACAGTAGGGGTGGCGATTAGCGATCCCCTAGGCTTCACTGCTCAAGGACTTGAAATCATTCAGATTAATGAGGATCAGGGCCAGTTTGGTTTTGACCGTATCAAGGAATTGGTTGACAGCTATAAGGTGGAACGCTTTGTAGTAGGTCTGCCAAAAAATATGAACAATACCAGCGGTCCACGAGTAGATGCCAGTCAAGCCTATGGTGCCAAGCTAGAAGAACTCTTTGGTTTGCCAGTAGACTATCAGGATGAGCGTTTGACAACGGTCGCTGCGGAACGTATGTTGATTGAACAAGCAGATATCAGTCGTAACAAACGCAAGAAAGTTATTGATAAGTTGGCTGCTCAGCTGATTTTGCAAAATTATTTAGATAGAAAATTTTAA
- a CDS encoding IreB family regulatory phosphoprotein — MGFTEETVRFKLDDSNKKEISETLTDVYASLNDKGYNPINQIVGYVLSGDPAYVPRYNNARNQIRKYERDEIVEELVRYYLKGQGVDL, encoded by the coding sequence ATGGGATTTACTGAAGAAACTGTACGGTTTAAATTGGATGATTCCAATAAGAAAGAAATTAGCGAAACGTTGACAGATGTCTATGCTTCTTTGAACGACAAGGGCTACAATCCAATTAACCAGATCGTCGGTTATGTATTGAGTGGTGACCCTGCCTACGTTCCTCGTTATAACAATGCACGAAATCAAATCCGTAAGTATGAGCGTGATGAAATTGTTGAAGAATTGGTACGCTACTACCTTAAGGGACAAGGAGTCGATCTATAA
- a CDS encoding SP0191 family lipoprotein, protein MKKLLIASFALLFLLAGCGQKKETPAASTTTSEPLQSNLPVLDNAEKNTVVTKTLLMPKSENGTQQIQTITYKGSQFLTLTIQQKRPVGDELKTFISENGLEETQKALLEAEEKDETIQEARKLAGFTLETKLLSETEIQTTTTYDFQVLDVKKASQLEYLKNIGLENLLKNEPSQYIADRVANGATEQ, encoded by the coding sequence ATGAAAAAGTTACTAATTGCTAGTTTTGCTCTCCTCTTTTTGCTTGCGGGATGTGGGCAAAAAAAGGAAACTCCTGCTGCTTCCACAACAACATCTGAACCTCTCCAATCCAACCTTCCCGTTTTGGACAATGCCGAAAAGAATACGGTTGTCACCAAGACCTTGCTGATGCCGAAGTCAGAAAATGGGACGCAACAGATTCAGACCATTACTTATAAAGGCAGTCAGTTTTTGACCTTGACCATCCAGCAAAAACGACCTGTCGGGGATGAACTCAAGACCTTTATCTCTGAAAATGGCCTAGAGGAAACGCAAAAAGCGCTTCTTGAAGCAGAAGAAAAGGATGAGACTATCCAAGAGGCGCGCAAACTGGCAGGATTTACACTGGAAACCAAGCTACTCAGCGAGACAGAAATCCAGACCACAACGACTTATGATTTTCAAGTTTTGGATGTCAAAAAGGCATCTCAACTAGAATATTTAAAAAATATCGGCCTTGAAAATCTCTTAAAAAACGAACCTAGCCAGTATATTGCTGACAGAGTGGCAAATGGGGCGACAGAACAATAG
- the spx gene encoding transcriptional regulator Spx, which yields MIKIYTVSSCTSCKKAKTWLNAHQLSYKEQNLGKEGITREELLDILTKTDNGIASIVSSKNRYAKALGVDIEDLSVNEVLNLIMETPRILKSPILVDEKRLQVGYKEDDIRAFLPRSVRNVENAEARLRAAL from the coding sequence ATGATCAAAATTTATACAGTCTCAAGTTGTACTAGCTGTAAAAAAGCGAAAACCTGGCTCAATGCCCACCAGTTAAGTTATAAAGAACAAAATCTCGGTAAAGAAGGAATTACAAGAGAAGAGTTATTAGATATTCTCACGAAAACAGATAATGGAATTGCCAGTATCGTTTCGTCAAAAAACCGCTACGCTAAGGCACTTGGAGTTGACATCGAGGATTTGAGTGTCAATGAAGTGCTCAACTTAATCATGGAAACACCACGGATCTTAAAGAGTCCGATTCTCGTTGATGAGAAGCGCCTGCAAGTCGGCTATAAAGAAGATGATATCCGTGCCTTCTTGCCACGCTCTGTCCGTAATGTAGAAAATGCAGAAGCACGTCTACGTGCAGCTCTATAA
- the mgtA gene encoding magnesium-translocating P-type ATPase — MKTTKERLATAIHTPLNETLSFYKTSLTGLTEEQVEKNRDLYGENTITKGQEDSILKKIYESIINPFTIILLVIAMISMVTNVWLAKPGQEDPTTSIIIVVLVLISGGIRFVQELRSDKAATNLSKMIVNTATVIREGQSLEVAIEDLVVGDIVKLSAGDMIPADLILIESRDFFVQQSGLTGESDSVEKLALSKMSQSNFDSLLEAEALAFMGTNVISGSAKALILAVGDDTMMGEIEQTLNTYDEPTSFEREMNSISWLLIRLMLVMVPIVFLSNGLTDGDWLEAGVFALSVGVGLTPEMLPMIITASLAKGSIIMAKEKVVIKKLNAIQDLGAIDILCTDKTGTLTQDEIVLEYPLDIHGDLDLSVLRRAYLNSYFQTGLKNLMDRAIISRTEKEAKEHAILQNLDTSFQKIDELPFDFERRRMSVIVKDENEVVSLVTKGALEEMLAISTHVEYQGQISPLTDDIRVEILKEVDQLNQQGLRVLGVAYKTGLKEGFAYSVEDEKEMILTGYLAFLDPPKPSAAPAIQALLEHGVQTKILTGDNEKVTQAVCEKVGLDVDQILLGSDIDAMTDEELAQAVEKVTVFAKLSPDQKARIILQLKRNGHGVGYMGDGINDAPSMKVADVGISVDTAVDIAKETADVILLDKDLMVLEKGLVEGRKVYANMTKYIKMTVSSNFGNIFSLLVSGIFLPFLPMAPIHLIVLNLVYDLSCISLPFDNVDEDFLKHPHKWEAKSITRFMIWMGPISSAFDILTFILLYFIIVPMATGQAYAHGAESATGFIILFQTGWFIESMWSQTMVIHMLRSAKLPFLQSRPSWFVLGTTLLAASFVTFLPYSSIASLLHLTPLEPIYFLFLLLIIVLYMISVTVVKRLYIKKFKSWL, encoded by the coding sequence ATGAAAACTACAAAAGAAAGATTAGCAACAGCTATTCACACACCTTTAAACGAAACTCTATCTTTTTATAAGACAAGTCTAACAGGCTTGACTGAGGAGCAGGTGGAGAAAAATCGTGACCTATATGGCGAAAACACCATCACCAAGGGTCAAGAAGACAGTATCCTCAAAAAGATTTACGAATCTATTATCAATCCATTTACAATCATCCTGCTGGTCATCGCTATGATTTCCATGGTGACCAATGTCTGGTTGGCGAAGCCTGGACAAGAAGATCCGACGACCTCTATCATCATCGTCGTTCTCGTTCTAATCTCTGGTGGCATACGCTTTGTCCAAGAACTGCGGAGTGACAAGGCTGCGACCAATCTATCAAAAATGATTGTGAATACAGCCACAGTTATCCGCGAAGGCCAGAGTTTAGAGGTCGCAATTGAAGATTTGGTCGTTGGAGATATAGTCAAATTAAGTGCTGGGGATATGATTCCAGCAGACCTCATTTTAATTGAATCACGTGATTTCTTTGTTCAACAGTCTGGTTTGACAGGTGAAAGTGACTCGGTTGAAAAACTAGCCTTGTCAAAAATGAGTCAGTCAAATTTTGATAGTCTGCTAGAAGCAGAAGCGCTCGCTTTTATGGGAACCAATGTGATATCAGGAAGCGCTAAGGCTTTGATTCTAGCGGTCGGTGATGACACCATGATGGGAGAAATCGAGCAGACTCTCAATACCTATGACGAACCGACCTCTTTTGAACGGGAGATGAACAGCATCTCTTGGCTCTTAATCCGTTTGATGTTAGTCATGGTTCCCATCGTGTTTCTCTCCAATGGCTTGACAGATGGCGACTGGCTGGAAGCAGGTGTGTTTGCACTGAGTGTTGGTGTTGGATTGACACCTGAGATGCTTCCTATGATCATCACGGCCAGTCTAGCAAAAGGCTCCATTATCATGGCCAAGGAAAAAGTGGTTATCAAGAAACTCAATGCCATACAAGATTTAGGTGCTATTGATATCCTATGCACGGATAAAACCGGAACCCTTACCCAAGACGAAATTGTCCTGGAATATCCTTTGGATATACATGGAGATTTGGATTTGTCTGTGTTGAGACGGGCTTATCTCAATTCCTATTTTCAAACCGGTTTGAAAAACTTGATGGACCGTGCCATCATCAGTAGAACTGAAAAAGAAGCTAAAGAACACGCTATTCTACAAAATTTGGATACTAGCTTCCAAAAAATAGACGAATTGCCCTTTGATTTTGAACGCAGACGGATGAGTGTCATCGTCAAGGATGAGAACGAAGTTGTTAGTTTGGTAACCAAGGGTGCCCTAGAGGAAATGCTTGCGATTTCAACCCATGTGGAATATCAAGGTCAGATTAGCCCTCTGACGGATGATATCCGAGTGGAAATCTTAAAAGAAGTAGATCAACTTAATCAACAGGGATTGCGAGTCTTGGGAGTTGCCTATAAAACAGGCCTAAAAGAAGGTTTTGCTTACTCCGTTGAAGATGAAAAAGAGATGATTCTAACAGGCTATCTTGCCTTTCTAGATCCACCAAAACCATCTGCAGCACCTGCTATCCAAGCTTTGTTAGAACACGGTGTTCAAACAAAGATCTTGACGGGAGACAATGAGAAGGTAACTCAAGCAGTTTGCGAAAAAGTTGGTTTAGACGTTGATCAAATCTTGTTGGGTTCTGATATTGATGCCATGACGGACGAGGAATTGGCTCAAGCAGTTGAGAAGGTGACTGTCTTTGCCAAACTCTCTCCTGACCAAAAAGCTCGCATCATTCTACAGCTAAAAAGAAATGGTCATGGTGTCGGCTATATGGGAGATGGGATCAATGATGCCCCTTCTATGAAAGTGGCAGATGTGGGGATTTCTGTTGATACAGCAGTAGATATTGCCAAAGAAACGGCTGATGTCATTTTGCTAGATAAGGATTTGATGGTGCTTGAAAAAGGGCTAGTTGAAGGACGCAAAGTCTATGCCAACATGACCAAATATATCAAGATGACGGTCAGCTCTAATTTCGGGAACATTTTCTCTCTGTTAGTGTCTGGTATCTTTTTACCTTTCCTTCCTATGGCTCCGATTCACTTGATTGTGTTAAACCTCGTCTATGATCTTTCTTGCATTTCCTTGCCATTTGATAATGTAGATGAAGACTTTTTGAAACATCCTCATAAGTGGGAAGCCAAGTCTATTACTCGCTTTATGATTTGGATGGGTCCGATTTCTTCTGCCTTTGATATTTTGACCTTTATCTTGCTCTATTTTATCATTGTCCCAATGGCGACAGGCCAAGCCTATGCTCACGGAGCAGAGTCTGCAACGGGCTTTATCATCTTGTTCCAGACAGGTTGGTTCATTGAATCCATGTGGTCCCAAACCATGGTTATCCATATGCTTCGTTCAGCAAAACTTCCTTTCTTACAAAGTCGTCCATCATGGTTTGTTCTTGGGACAACCTTGCTAGCAGCTAGTTTTGTGACCTTCCTTCCCTACTCTTCAATTGCTAGCCTGCTTCATTTAACCCCTCTGGAACCAATTTATTTCCTCTTTTTGCTTTTGATTATCGTTCTCTATATGATAAGTGTTACAGTTGTAAAACGATTGTATATCAAAAAATTTAAAAGTTGGTTATAA
- a CDS encoding M24 family metallopeptidase, with protein sequence MLSRVEKFEVALKQTECDAVLVTNLKNIYYLTGFSGTEATVFISKNRRIFLTDARYTLIAKGVVQGFDIVETRDAVGEIAKIIADDKLEKIGFDDEISYAYFKMLESVFAGHELVPMTGFIENLRMIKDEQEIATIRRACQISDQAFLDVLDFIKPGETTELAVMNFLDARMRQLGASGASFDFIIASGYRSAMPHGVASDKVIQNGETLTMDFGCYYNHYVSDMTRTVHVGQVTDEEREIYDIVLRSNQALIEAAKAGLSRIDFDRIPRQIINDAGYGPYFSHGIGHGIGLDIHEIPYFGKSEEPIKAGMVLTDEPGIYLDGKYGVRIEDDILITDTGCKLLTLAPKELIVI encoded by the coding sequence ATGTTATCAAGAGTTGAAAAATTTGAAGTAGCCTTAAAACAGACAGAGTGTGATGCTGTCTTAGTAACCAATCTGAAGAATATTTACTATCTGACTGGTTTCAGCGGGACAGAAGCGACGGTTTTCATCAGTAAAAATCGCCGAATTTTCCTGACGGATGCGCGCTATACCCTGATTGCTAAAGGAGTGGTTCAGGGCTTTGATATTGTTGAAACGCGAGATGCGGTTGGTGAAATTGCTAAAATTATAGCGGACGACAAACTGGAAAAAATTGGCTTTGATGACGAGATTTCCTATGCTTACTTCAAGATGCTGGAAAGTGTGTTTGCTGGTCATGAGCTGGTTCCAATGACTGGTTTTATTGAAAATCTGCGGATGATCAAGGATGAGCAAGAAATCGCAACCATTCGTAGGGCCTGCCAGATTTCGGATCAAGCCTTCCTAGATGTACTGGATTTTATCAAGCCTGGTGAGACGACAGAGCTGGCTGTTATGAACTTTTTGGATGCCCGCATGCGCCAGCTAGGTGCTTCAGGCGCGTCCTTTGACTTTATCATCGCTTCGGGCTACCGCTCTGCTATGCCACATGGAGTGGCTAGTGACAAGGTCATTCAAAATGGTGAAACCCTGACCATGGACTTTGGTTGCTACTACAATCACTATGTCAGCGATATGACACGGACTGTTCATGTGGGACAGGTGACAGATGAGGAGCGGGAGATTTATGATATTGTCCTGCGTAGCAATCAAGCTCTGATAGAAGCAGCCAAGGCTGGTCTCAGTCGGATCGATTTTGACAGGATTCCTCGTCAAATTATCAACGATGCAGGCTACGGTCCTTACTTTAGCCACGGGATTGGACATGGGATTGGTCTGGATATCCATGAAATTCCTTACTTTGGCAAGTCAGAAGAGCCAATCAAGGCTGGTATGGTCTTGACCGATGAGCCGGGCATCTATCTGGATGGAAAATACGGGGTGCGTATCGAGGATGATATCTTGATTACGGATACAGGTTGCAAATTATTGACCCTTGCTCCGAAAGAATTGATTGTTATCTAA
- the uvrA gene encoding excinuclease ABC subunit UvrA has product MQDKIVIHGARAHNLKNIDVEIPRDKLVVVTGLSGSGKSSLAFDTLYAEGQRRYVESLSAYARQFLGNMEKPDVDAIDGLSPAISIDQKTTSKNPRSTVGTTTEINDYLRLLYARVGTPYCINGHGAIKASSVEQIVDKVLELPERQRLQILAPVIRKKKGQHKSVIEKVQKDGYVRVRVDGEVYDVTEVPELSKSKQHNIDVVVDRIVIKEGIRSRLFDSIEAALRIAEGYVIIDTMDDSELLFSEHYACPVCGFTVPELEPRLFSFNAPFGSCSECDGLGIKLEVDVDLVVPDTSKTLREGALAPWNPISSNYYPNMLEQAMTAFGVDMDKPFEDLSEEDKNLILYGSDGKEFHFHYENEFGGVRDIDIPFEGVVNNIKRRYHETNSDYTRTQMRLYMNELTCGTCHGYRLNDQALSVRVGGEQGLHIGEISDLSIADHLELVSQLTLSENEAIIARPILKEIKDRLTFLNNVGLNYLTLSRSAGTLSGGESQRIRLATQIGSNLSGVLYILDEPSIGLHQRDNDRLIASLKKMRDLGNTLIVVEHDEDTMREADYLIDVGPGAGVFGGEIVAAGTPKQVARNSKSITGQYLSGKRAIPVPAERRAGNGRFIEVTGARENNLQNITARFPLGKFIAVTGVSGSGKSTLINSILKKAIAQKLNRNSDKPGKFKTITGIEHVDRLIDIDQSPIGRTPRSNPATYTGVFDDIRDLFAQTNEAKIRGYKKGRFSFNVKGGRCEACSGDGIIKIEMHFLPDVYVACEVCHGTRYNSETLEVHYKEKNISQVLDMTVNDAVEFFQHIPKIQRKLQTIKDVGLGYVTLGQPATTLSGGEAQRMKLASELHKRSTGKSFYILDEPTTGLHTEDIARLLKVLARFVDDGNTVLVIEHNLDVIKTADHIIDLGPEGGVGGGTIIATGTPEEVAANEASYTGHYLKGKLQ; this is encoded by the coding sequence ATGCAAGATAAAATTGTGATTCATGGGGCGCGTGCCCATAACTTAAAAAATATTGATGTGGAGATTCCAAGAGACAAGCTGGTTGTTGTGACTGGTTTGTCAGGGTCTGGGAAATCCAGTCTGGCCTTTGATACCCTCTATGCTGAGGGCCAACGTCGTTATGTGGAGAGTTTGTCAGCCTACGCTCGCCAGTTTTTGGGCAATATGGAAAAACCAGATGTGGATGCTATTGATGGTCTCAGCCCAGCTATTTCCATCGACCAAAAAACGACTAGCAAAAACCCACGCTCGACTGTTGGGACAACTACTGAAATCAATGATTATCTGCGTCTCCTCTATGCACGTGTGGGGACGCCTTACTGTATCAACGGGCATGGGGCTATCAAGGCCTCTTCTGTAGAGCAAATCGTGGATAAGGTTTTGGAATTGCCGGAACGCCAACGTCTGCAAATTTTAGCTCCGGTCATTCGTAAGAAAAAAGGGCAACATAAGAGTGTCATTGAAAAGGTTCAGAAAGACGGCTATGTCCGCGTCCGAGTGGATGGGGAAGTTTATGATGTGACCGAAGTGCCAGAGTTGTCTAAGAGCAAGCAACACAATATCGATGTTGTGGTAGACCGTATTGTTATCAAGGAGGGCATTCGTAGCCGTCTCTTTGACTCCATAGAGGCTGCCCTTCGTATCGCAGAAGGTTATGTCATTATCGACACTATGGACGATTCTGAGTTGCTCTTCTCTGAGCATTATGCCTGCCCGGTTTGTGGTTTTACCGTACCAGAGTTAGAGCCACGTCTCTTCTCCTTCAATGCTCCTTTTGGATCTTGTAGTGAGTGTGACGGTTTGGGTATCAAGTTGGAGGTGGATGTTGACTTGGTGGTTCCTGATACCAGCAAAACTTTGCGTGAGGGAGCCTTGGCACCTTGGAATCCTATCTCATCCAACTACTATCCAAACATGCTAGAACAAGCTATGACAGCCTTTGGAGTGGATATGGATAAGCCATTTGAAGACTTGTCAGAAGAAGATAAAAACTTGATTCTTTACGGGTCTGATGGCAAGGAATTCCATTTCCACTATGAAAATGAATTTGGCGGTGTGCGCGATATTGACATTCCTTTTGAGGGAGTTGTCAATAATATCAAGCGTCGTTACCATGAGACTAACAGTGACTACACCCGTACCCAGATGCGACTCTACATGAATGAGCTGACCTGCGGAACTTGCCACGGCTACCGTCTCAATGACCAGGCCTTGTCTGTTCGTGTGGGTGGTGAGCAAGGGCTACATATCGGTGAAATCTCAGATTTGTCTATCGCAGACCATTTGGAGTTGGTGAGCCAGTTGACCTTGTCTGAAAATGAAGCCATTATTGCTCGTCCCATTCTCAAGGAAATCAAGGATCGCTTGACCTTCCTCAATAACGTGGGGCTTAACTATTTGACGCTGTCACGTTCGGCAGGAACCCTTTCAGGCGGGGAGAGCCAGCGTATTCGCTTAGCAACCCAGATTGGGTCCAACCTATCAGGTGTCCTTTATATCCTGGATGAGCCGTCCATTGGTCTTCACCAGAGGGATAATGACCGCCTGATTGCAAGTTTGAAAAAGATGCGTGACTTGGGTAATACCCTGATCGTGGTGGAACATGACGAAGATACTATGCGTGAGGCAGATTATCTGATTGACGTTGGTCCGGGTGCCGGTGTTTTTGGTGGAGAGATTGTTGCTGCAGGAACACCCAAGCAGGTGGCCCGTAACAGCAAGTCTATCACAGGTCAGTATTTGTCAGGGAAACGTGCCATTCCAGTGCCAGCAGAGCGTCGTGCCGGAAATGGACGTTTTATCGAGGTGACAGGAGCGCGTGAGAACAACTTGCAAAATATCACTGCTCGCTTCCCATTGGGAAAATTCATCGCAGTGACAGGGGTGTCAGGTTCAGGGAAGTCGACCTTGATCAACAGCATCCTCAAAAAAGCCATTGCCCAGAAGCTCAACCGCAATTCAGATAAACCTGGTAAGTTTAAGACGATTACAGGGATTGAGCATGTAGACCGCTTGATTGACATTGACCAGAGCCCGATCGGACGGACGCCGAGGTCCAACCCAGCTACCTATACGGGAGTTTTTGACGATATACGTGACCTCTTTGCCCAGACAAATGAAGCTAAGATACGAGGCTACAAGAAGGGCCGTTTCAGTTTCAACGTCAAGGGAGGCCGTTGTGAAGCCTGCTCGGGTGACGGGATCATCAAGATTGAGATGCACTTCTTGCCAGATGTTTATGTGGCCTGTGAAGTTTGCCATGGGACTCGCTACAACAGTGAAACCCTAGAAGTCCACTATAAGGAAAAGAATATCTCGCAGGTCTTGGACATGACCGTCAACGATGCGGTGGAATTCTTCCAACACATTCCTAAGATTCAACGCAAACTTCAGACCATCAAGGATGTAGGGCTGGGCTATGTAACGTTAGGACAACCAGCTACCACCCTTTCAGGTGGAGAAGCCCAGCGTATGAAGTTAGCTAGTGAACTCCACAAACGCTCAACAGGTAAATCCTTCTACATTCTGGATGAGCCGACGACAGGACTTCATACGGAGGACATCGCTCGTCTGCTCAAGGTTTTAGCTCGCTTTGTAGACGATGGCAATACAGTCCTCGTTATCGAGCACAATCTAGATGTTATTAAAACAGCAGACCATATCATCGACTTGGGACCTGAAGGCGGTGTTGGTGGAGGAACCATCATTGCAACAGGAACTCCAGAAGAAGTAGCGGCCAATGAAGCCAGCTACACAGGACACTATTTGAAAGGAAAGTTACAATAA
- a CDS encoding magnesium transporter CorA family protein, translating to MKQVFLSTTTEFKEIDTLEPGTWINLVNPTQNESLEIANAFDIDIADLRAPLDAEEMSRITIEDEYTLIIVDVPITEERNNRTYYVTIPLGIIITEETIITTCLESLPVLDVFINRRLRNFYTFMRSRFIFQILYRNAELYLTALRSIDRKSEQIESQLHKSTRNEELIELMELEKTIVYFKASLKTNERVIKKLTSATSNIKKYLEDEDLLEDTLIETQQAIEMADIYGNVLHSMTETFASIISNNQNNIMKTLALVTIVMSIPTMIFSAYGMNFKDNEIPLNGEPHAFWLIVFIAFAMSVSLTLYLIHKKWF from the coding sequence ATGAAACAAGTTTTTCTCTCAACAACAACTGAATTTAAAGAGATCGACACGCTTGAACCGGGTACTTGGATCAACCTCGTCAATCCTACACAAAATGAATCGTTGGAAATCGCTAACGCCTTCGACATTGATATTGCCGACCTTCGAGCACCGCTCGATGCGGAAGAAATGTCCCGTATTACCATCGAAGACGAGTATACTTTGATCATCGTGGACGTTCCCATCACAGAGGAAAGAAACAATCGTACCTACTACGTAACGATTCCGCTGGGGATTATCATCACCGAGGAAACCATTATCACCACCTGCTTGGAATCCCTCCCCGTTCTCGATGTCTTTATCAACCGTAGACTGCGCAACTTTTACACCTTCATGCGTTCACGCTTTATCTTCCAGATTCTCTACCGCAACGCCGAACTTTACCTTACGGCCCTTCGTTCGATTGACCGTAAGAGTGAACAAATCGAAAGTCAACTTCACAAATCTACTCGAAACGAAGAGCTGATCGAGCTCATGGAATTGGAAAAGACCATCGTCTATTTCAAGGCCTCACTTAAGACGAACGAGCGCGTGATTAAGAAATTGACCAGCGCAACTAGCAATATCAAGAAATACCTAGAAGACGAAGACCTACTCGAAGACACTCTGATTGAAACCCAACAGGCCATTGAGATGGCAGATATCTATGGAAACGTCCTTCACTCTATGACAGAGACCTTTGCCTCTATCATTTCCAATAACCAGAACAACATCATGAAGACCCTAGCTCTCGTGACCATCGTCATGTCTATCCCAACCATGATCTTCTCAGCCTACGGGATGAACTTTAAGGATAATGAAATCCCTCTAAATGGTGAACCTCACGCCTTCTGGTTAATCGTCTTTATCGCCTTTGCTATGAGTGTTTCACTCACTCTCTATCTCATCCATAAAAAATGGTTCTAA